Proteins from one Microbacterium faecale genomic window:
- a CDS encoding histidine kinase codes for MSRIFMQRAAVSLLAVEAIGLAALTVWEVISLVRGDLSSLATSLALLVMSLLATSALAAFAFAVHTGRAWGRSGGIVAQVLIFAVAVGAVQGADAHWGIAAALALPAIATFAALIGSARRADEAPRD; via the coding sequence ATGTCCAGGATTTTCATGCAGCGCGCCGCCGTTTCGCTGCTCGCAGTCGAGGCGATCGGGCTCGCCGCCCTCACCGTGTGGGAGGTCATCTCCTTGGTGCGCGGGGATCTCTCCTCCCTCGCGACATCGCTCGCACTCCTCGTGATGTCTCTCCTCGCGACGAGCGCGCTCGCGGCATTCGCCTTCGCGGTCCACACGGGTCGCGCCTGGGGGCGTTCGGGCGGGATCGTGGCACAGGTGCTGATCTTCGCCGTCGCCGTGGGTGCTGTGCAGGGCGCCGACGCACACTGGGGGATCGCCGCCGCGCTCGCGCTGCCGGCGATCGCCACCTTCGCGGCGCTGATCGGATCGGCGCGTCGCGCCGACGAGGCACCGCGCGACTGA
- a CDS encoding sulfite exporter TauE/SafE family protein, with translation MTVGASKTGLPGANTLGIALFAAVMPARESTGAMLLLLLVGDVFALALYRRHADLRSLVRLAPSVIIGLIVGAAFLAFVDDVWVKRSIGVVLLALIALTMWRRRIEQEQRRVPGGRGAVIGYGSLGGFTTMVANAGGPVMSMYFLASRFEMKAFLGTAAWFFAIVNVAKLPFSIGLGLITVETVWLDLVLLLPLVIGAAIGRLVIRRVSQAVFERIVVILTVVGAIYLLF, from the coding sequence ATGACGGTCGGCGCCTCGAAGACGGGTCTCCCCGGCGCGAACACGCTCGGCATCGCGCTGTTCGCCGCGGTGATGCCGGCGCGCGAGTCGACCGGCGCGATGCTCCTGCTGCTGCTCGTCGGCGACGTATTCGCCCTCGCCCTCTACCGACGCCACGCCGACCTGCGCTCGCTCGTCCGGCTCGCACCATCGGTGATCATCGGCCTCATCGTCGGAGCGGCCTTCCTCGCGTTCGTCGACGACGTCTGGGTCAAGCGCTCCATCGGGGTGGTCCTGCTCGCGCTCATCGCGCTGACGATGTGGCGACGCCGCATCGAACAGGAGCAGCGCCGGGTGCCGGGCGGGCGCGGCGCCGTGATCGGCTACGGATCCCTCGGCGGGTTCACGACGATGGTCGCGAACGCCGGCGGCCCCGTCATGTCAATGTACTTCCTCGCCTCACGGTTCGAGATGAAGGCGTTCCTCGGCACCGCGGCGTGGTTCTTCGCGATCGTCAACGTCGCGAAGCTGCCCTTCTCGATCGGCCTCGGCCTCATCACGGTTGAGACCGTCTGGCTCGATCTCGTGCTGCTGCTCCCCCTCGTCATCGGCGCCGCGATCGGACGCCTCGTGATCCGGCGCGTCTCCCAGGCGGTGTTCGAGCGGATCGTCGTGATCCTCACCGTCGTGGGCGCGATCTACCTGCTGTTCTGA
- a CDS encoding O-acetylhomoserine aminocarboxypropyltransferase/cysteine synthase family protein: MTSAGHSYSPATLQLHAGYTPGTPHNSVATPIYQTSAYQFASLEDAREMFALRKAGNIYSRNGTPTQAIFEKRLAALEGGGSAAAVGSGQAATTVASLALAGRGGHIVASSSLYGGTVDLFDDTFRDLGIDVTFVDPDDLAAWRDAVRPTTRLLFAETVANPIAQVLDIRAVADIAHDAGVPLVVDNTVGTPALIRVKDHGADIVVHSATKFIGGHGTSLGGAVIDLGTFDFAAEPERWPGLFEPHWRFGDVPLWEAFGREGAFTTLLKSKYIADLGPALSPFNAFQLLEGLETLDLRMARHTASALQVATFLDEHPGVRVVHHPGLATNRYHASAQRQYPKGIPSVFAFELAQPDDADAEESFAHAARFIDRLDVVKLVANIGDARTLVCHPASMTHNHMTPAQLAAAGITWATLRLSVGLEDPDDLVADLARALDETGAG, from the coding sequence ATGACCTCCGCAGGCCACTCGTACTCCCCCGCGACGCTCCAGCTGCACGCGGGGTACACCCCCGGCACGCCGCATAATTCCGTGGCCACGCCGATCTACCAGACGTCGGCGTATCAGTTCGCATCCCTCGAGGACGCACGTGAGATGTTCGCGCTGCGCAAGGCCGGCAACATCTACAGCCGCAACGGGACGCCGACACAGGCGATCTTCGAGAAGCGTCTCGCGGCGCTGGAGGGCGGCGGCTCCGCGGCGGCGGTCGGATCCGGGCAGGCGGCGACGACCGTCGCCAGCCTCGCGCTCGCCGGCCGCGGTGGCCACATCGTCGCGTCGAGCTCGCTCTATGGCGGCACCGTCGATCTGTTCGACGACACGTTCCGCGACCTCGGCATCGACGTCACGTTCGTCGATCCGGACGATCTCGCGGCCTGGCGTGACGCCGTGCGCCCCACGACCCGCCTGCTGTTCGCCGAGACGGTCGCCAATCCGATCGCTCAGGTTCTCGACATCCGCGCGGTGGCCGACATCGCCCACGACGCGGGTGTCCCCCTCGTCGTCGACAACACGGTCGGGACCCCGGCGCTCATCCGGGTGAAGGATCACGGCGCCGACATCGTCGTGCATTCGGCGACGAAGTTCATCGGCGGTCACGGCACGTCCCTCGGCGGCGCCGTCATCGATCTCGGCACGTTCGACTTCGCGGCGGAACCGGAGCGCTGGCCGGGGCTGTTCGAGCCCCATTGGCGCTTTGGCGACGTGCCGCTGTGGGAGGCGTTCGGACGCGAAGGCGCATTCACGACCCTGCTGAAGTCGAAGTACATCGCGGATCTCGGGCCGGCGCTGAGTCCGTTCAACGCATTTCAGCTGCTGGAGGGTCTCGAGACGCTCGACCTGCGCATGGCGCGCCACACCGCCTCGGCGCTGCAGGTGGCGACGTTCCTCGACGAGCATCCCGGCGTGCGCGTAGTCCATCACCCCGGGCTGGCGACGAACAGATATCACGCATCGGCCCAGCGCCAGTATCCGAAGGGGATCCCGTCGGTGTTCGCCTTCGAGCTCGCCCAGCCCGACGACGCCGACGCCGAGGAGTCCTTCGCCCACGCCGCACGTTTCATCGACCGGCTCGACGTCGTGAAACTGGTCGCCAACATCGGCGACGCCCGCACGCTCGTCTGTCACCCCGCTTCGATGACGCACAATCACATGACGCCCGCGCAGCTGGCGGCCGCGGGCATCACGTGGGCGACGCTTCGACTGTCGGTCGGCCTCGAAGATCCGGACGACCTCGTCGCCGACCTCGCGCGCGCTCTCGACGAGACCGGGGCCGGATAG
- the xylA gene encoding xylose isomerase, whose amino-acid sequence MTLTPTKDDKFSFGLWTIGYNGGDPFGGPTRPALDVVHGVEKLAELGAYGLTFHDDDLFAFGSSDAERQTQIDRLKGALADTGIVVPMVTTNLFSAPVFKDGGFTSNDRDVRRFAIRKVMRNVDLAAELGAKTYVMWGGREGAEYDSAKDIQAALSRYREAVNLLGDYVTDKGYDIRFAIEPKPNEPRGDILLPTLGHALAFIETLERPELVGLNPETGHEQMAGLNFTAGIAQALYHGKLFHIDLNGQRGIKYDQDLVFGHGDLHNAFSLVDLLEHGAPGGGQAYTGPRHFDYKPSRTEDETGVWDSAAANMRTYLLLKERAQAFRADPEVQEALAAAKVDELATPTLNEGESYDDLLADRSAFEDFDANAYFGGKGFGFVRLQQLATEHLLGARG is encoded by the coding sequence ATGACCCTCACCCCCACCAAGGACGACAAGTTCTCCTTCGGCCTGTGGACCATCGGCTACAACGGCGGCGACCCATTCGGCGGCCCGACCCGTCCGGCGCTCGACGTCGTCCACGGCGTCGAGAAGCTCGCTGAGCTCGGCGCCTACGGCCTCACGTTCCACGACGACGACCTGTTCGCATTCGGCTCGAGCGACGCCGAGCGCCAGACGCAGATCGACCGGCTCAAGGGCGCGCTCGCCGACACCGGCATCGTCGTGCCGATGGTGACGACGAACCTCTTCAGCGCGCCCGTCTTCAAGGACGGCGGCTTCACCTCGAACGACCGCGACGTGCGCCGCTTCGCCATCCGCAAGGTGATGCGCAACGTCGACCTCGCCGCCGAACTCGGCGCGAAGACCTACGTGATGTGGGGCGGACGCGAGGGCGCCGAGTACGACTCGGCCAAGGACATCCAGGCCGCACTGTCGCGTTACCGCGAGGCCGTCAACCTGCTCGGCGATTACGTCACCGACAAGGGCTACGACATCCGCTTCGCGATCGAGCCGAAGCCGAACGAGCCCCGCGGTGACATCCTGCTGCCGACGCTCGGTCACGCGCTCGCCTTCATCGAGACGCTCGAGCGCCCCGAGCTGGTCGGCCTCAACCCGGAGACGGGCCACGAGCAGATGGCGGGCCTCAACTTCACCGCCGGCATCGCGCAGGCGCTGTACCACGGAAAGCTCTTCCACATCGACCTCAACGGCCAGCGCGGCATCAAGTACGACCAGGACCTCGTGTTCGGGCACGGCGACCTGCACAACGCGTTCTCGCTGGTCGACCTGCTCGAGCACGGCGCCCCGGGCGGCGGCCAGGCCTACACCGGCCCGCGCCACTTCGACTACAAGCCGAGCCGCACCGAGGACGAGACGGGCGTGTGGGACTCCGCCGCGGCGAACATGCGCACCTACCTGCTCCTCAAGGAGCGCGCGCAGGCGTTCCGTGCGGATCCCGAGGTCCAGGAGGCGCTCGCGGCCGCCAAGGTCGACGAGCTGGCGACGCCAACGCTCAACGAGGGCGAGAGCTACGACGACCTGCTCGCGGACCGCTCCGCGTTCGAGGACTTCGACGCGAACGCGTACTTCGGAGGCAAGGGCTTCGGGTTCGTTCGCCTGCAGCAGCTCGCTACCGAGCACCTGCTCGGCGCGCGAGGCTGA
- the xylB gene encoding xylulokinase, with product MPHLIAGVDSSTQSCKVIIRDADSGAVVRSGRASHPDGTEVDPAHWWRALQGAIAEAGGLDDVAAWSIAGQQHGLVALDADGRVIRDSLLWNDTRSAEAAVDLTAAIGADAYAERTGVVPVASFTATKVRWLADAEPERAARIAAIALPHDWLTWRLRGFGPADEAALGPQLDELITDRSDASGTAYFNSSTNEYDRDLLSLALRREAAEVILPRVLGPSESVTDHAGRTVAPGAGDNAGAALGMGARGGDIGVSIGTSGTVFAVTDQPTRDETGTVAGFADAAGGFLPIVTTLNAARVIDTAAALLAVDHAALSDLALAAEPGSGGLVLQPWFEGERTPNRPDATATLFGMTLASATRENFARATIEGVLCGLAEGLDAMRALGVEAKRVLLTGGAAQSPAVRQIASEVFGVTVVVPDPGEYVALGAATQAAWALTGERPNWKPTTLAELPPSTSPARDAYRAHL from the coding sequence ATGCCCCATTTGATCGCCGGCGTCGACTCATCGACGCAGAGCTGCAAGGTCATCATCCGTGACGCCGATTCGGGCGCCGTCGTGCGCTCGGGTCGCGCGTCGCACCCCGACGGCACCGAGGTCGATCCCGCCCACTGGTGGCGGGCTCTCCAAGGGGCCATCGCGGAGGCCGGCGGCCTCGACGATGTCGCTGCCTGGTCGATCGCCGGTCAGCAGCACGGCCTCGTCGCGCTCGACGCCGACGGACGGGTCATCCGCGACTCTCTGCTCTGGAACGACACCCGCTCCGCCGAGGCCGCCGTGGATCTCACGGCGGCCATCGGTGCGGACGCGTACGCGGAGCGCACCGGCGTCGTTCCGGTGGCATCGTTCACGGCGACCAAGGTCCGGTGGCTCGCTGACGCGGAACCGGAACGCGCTGCGCGCATCGCCGCCATCGCGCTGCCGCACGACTGGCTGACGTGGCGCCTGCGCGGATTCGGGCCGGCGGACGAGGCCGCGCTCGGCCCGCAGCTCGACGAGCTCATCACCGACCGATCGGATGCGAGCGGCACCGCGTACTTCAACTCATCGACGAACGAGTACGACCGAGACCTGCTCTCGCTCGCGCTGCGGCGAGAGGCCGCCGAGGTCATCCTCCCCCGAGTGTTGGGCCCGAGCGAATCGGTCACGGATCACGCGGGACGCACCGTCGCCCCGGGCGCCGGTGACAACGCGGGCGCCGCGCTCGGCATGGGCGCGCGCGGCGGCGACATCGGCGTCTCGATCGGTACGAGCGGAACGGTCTTCGCCGTGACGGACCAGCCGACACGCGACGAGACGGGAACGGTCGCCGGCTTCGCCGACGCCGCGGGCGGCTTCCTGCCGATCGTGACGACGCTGAACGCCGCACGCGTGATCGATACCGCTGCCGCACTCCTCGCTGTCGACCATGCGGCGCTGTCCGACCTCGCCCTCGCTGCGGAACCCGGATCCGGCGGGCTCGTGCTGCAGCCGTGGTTCGAAGGCGAACGCACCCCGAATCGACCGGACGCCACCGCGACGCTGTTCGGCATGACGCTCGCGTCGGCGACGCGCGAGAACTTCGCGCGCGCCACCATCGAGGGCGTCCTCTGCGGCCTCGCGGAGGGACTCGACGCGATGCGCGCGCTCGGCGTCGAGGCGAAGCGCGTACTGCTCACCGGCGGCGCCGCGCAGAGCCCGGCCGTGCGGCAGATCGCTTCCGAGGTGTTCGGCGTCACCGTCGTCGTGCCGGACCCCGGCGAGTACGTCGCGCTCGGCGCCGCCACCCAGGCGGCGTGGGCGCTGACGGGCGAGCGCCCCAACTGGAAGCCGACGACCCTCGCCGAGCTGCCGCCGTCGACCTCGCCGGCGCGCGACGCCTACCGCGCTCACCTCTGA
- a CDS encoding ATP-dependent Clp protease ATP-binding subunit gives MPEMDFPGGSFDEFLARYLQGQRARQARSVDLRELLSARSHEIIQRAGAFALERGQREVDALHLLRVLPDDESVAAALRAAGADAEQIAQAAEAALPQPATAVDVPAAEMTAACRRVLYQAVQVARSSGATYVDPEHLFFSIVLSQETPAGRILAAHGVTPDALLGAARERHDVSAQGPQQEAETSATMLETYGTDLTALAEAGELDPVIGRADEIEQTVEILSRRTKNNPVLVGEAGVGKTAIAEGLARAIVAGSIPQQLSGKRVVSVDMAGMLSGARYRGDFEERLTKTLEEVAAQKDEIILFIDELHTIVGAGGSGESGAMDAGNILKPRLARGELHLVGATTLDEFRRIEKDAALARRFQPVRVGEPSVADAVQILHGLREAYETHHAVTYTEDALEAAVTLSDRYLSDRVLPDKAIDLIDQAGARLRLRLGERTSREDLDAQRAELEREKTEAVAAEDYEEASRIRDEIVRVTERIDRGAADSAAVVDEEQIAAVVSRATGIPANRMTSGERERLALLEQELHARVIGQEDAVAAVSKAVRRSRTGMADARRPVGSFLFLGPTGVGKTELAKALASSLFDDENQVVRFDMSEYGERHTVSRLVGAPPGYVGYDEAGQLTERVRRNPYSVVLFDEIEKAHPDVFNLLLQVLDDGRLTDGQGRTVDFRHTVIIMTSNLGSEFLASRSGAIGFSASGREFDEKDLRDRVMGRLRENMRPEFLNRIDEIVLFRKLERDQLREIVELVLGATRRRLDAQSVAISVTDAALEWLAAEGYQPEYGARPLRRVIQREIDDRIADLFVSGALDEGGSVVVDVADGALAVRADQVVPV, from the coding sequence ATGCCCGAGATGGATTTTCCCGGCGGATCATTCGACGAGTTCCTCGCGCGCTACCTCCAGGGTCAGCGTGCGCGTCAGGCGCGTTCGGTCGATCTCCGTGAGCTGTTGAGCGCCCGATCGCACGAGATCATCCAGCGTGCGGGCGCGTTCGCGCTCGAGCGCGGGCAGCGCGAAGTCGACGCACTGCACCTCCTGCGCGTTCTGCCGGATGACGAATCCGTCGCCGCAGCGCTCCGCGCCGCCGGGGCGGACGCCGAGCAGATCGCGCAGGCCGCCGAGGCCGCGCTGCCCCAGCCGGCCACTGCCGTCGACGTCCCCGCCGCCGAGATGACGGCCGCATGCCGACGTGTGCTGTACCAGGCCGTGCAGGTCGCCCGCTCGTCCGGTGCCACCTACGTCGATCCGGAACACCTGTTCTTCTCGATCGTGCTGTCGCAGGAGACCCCCGCGGGCCGGATCCTGGCGGCGCACGGTGTCACGCCGGATGCCCTGCTGGGCGCCGCACGCGAGCGCCACGACGTCAGCGCACAGGGGCCGCAGCAGGAAGCGGAGACGAGCGCGACGATGCTGGAGACGTACGGCACCGATCTGACGGCGCTCGCTGAGGCTGGCGAACTCGATCCCGTGATCGGCCGCGCCGATGAGATCGAGCAGACCGTCGAGATCCTCTCGCGCCGAACGAAGAACAACCCGGTTCTCGTCGGCGAGGCGGGCGTCGGCAAGACCGCGATCGCGGAGGGCCTCGCCCGCGCGATCGTCGCCGGATCCATTCCGCAACAGCTCTCCGGCAAGCGCGTCGTGAGCGTCGATATGGCCGGCATGCTCTCGGGCGCCCGCTACCGAGGCGACTTCGAGGAGCGCCTGACGAAGACGCTCGAGGAGGTGGCGGCGCAGAAGGACGAGATCATCCTGTTCATCGACGAGCTGCACACGATCGTCGGTGCGGGCGGAAGCGGCGAGAGCGGCGCCATGGACGCGGGGAACATCCTCAAGCCGCGCCTCGCCCGTGGCGAGCTGCACCTCGTGGGCGCGACGACGCTCGACGAGTTCCGCCGGATCGAGAAGGATGCGGCGCTCGCCCGCCGTTTCCAGCCCGTGCGCGTCGGCGAGCCGAGCGTCGCCGACGCCGTGCAGATCCTGCACGGCCTGCGCGAGGCGTACGAGACGCACCATGCCGTGACGTACACCGAGGATGCGCTCGAAGCCGCCGTCACGCTCAGCGACCGGTACCTGTCAGACCGCGTACTGCCCGACAAGGCGATCGACCTGATCGACCAGGCCGGCGCCCGGCTGCGCCTGCGGCTCGGGGAGAGGACCTCGCGAGAAGACCTCGACGCGCAGCGCGCCGAACTCGAGCGCGAGAAGACCGAGGCCGTCGCCGCCGAGGACTACGAGGAGGCGTCGCGGATCCGCGATGAGATCGTCCGCGTGACCGAACGGATCGACCGCGGGGCCGCCGACAGCGCCGCCGTGGTCGACGAGGAGCAGATCGCGGCCGTCGTGAGCCGCGCGACGGGCATCCCCGCGAACCGCATGACCTCGGGCGAGCGCGAACGTCTCGCCCTGCTCGAGCAGGAGCTCCACGCGCGCGTCATCGGCCAGGAAGACGCGGTCGCGGCGGTGTCGAAGGCCGTGCGGCGCAGCCGGACGGGCATGGCGGACGCGCGCCGTCCGGTCGGATCCTTCCTCTTCCTGGGGCCGACCGGCGTGGGCAAGACCGAGCTCGCCAAGGCCCTCGCGTCGAGCCTGTTCGACGACGAGAACCAGGTGGTCCGCTTCGACATGAGCGAGTACGGCGAGCGGCACACCGTCAGCCGGCTCGTCGGGGCCCCTCCCGGATACGTCGGCTACGACGAGGCCGGGCAGCTCACGGAGCGTGTGCGGCGCAACCCGTATTCGGTCGTGCTGTTCGACGAGATCGAGAAGGCACACCCGGACGTGTTCAACCTGCTGCTGCAGGTGCTCGACGACGGCCGCCTGACCGATGGGCAGGGGCGCACTGTCGACTTCCGCCACACGGTGATCATCATGACCTCGAACCTCGGCAGCGAGTTCCTCGCATCGCGTTCGGGAGCGATCGGCTTCTCGGCTTCGGGGCGCGAGTTCGACGAGAAGGACCTGCGTGACCGCGTGATGGGACGCCTGCGGGAAAACATGCGGCCGGAGTTCCTCAACCGGATCGACGAGATCGTGCTGTTCCGGAAGCTCGAGCGCGACCAGCTCCGCGAGATCGTGGAGCTCGTGCTCGGCGCCACGCGGCGTCGTCTCGATGCGCAGTCCGTGGCGATCTCGGTCACCGATGCAGCGCTCGAATGGCTCGCCGCGGAGGGATATCAGCCCGAGTACGGGGCGCGTCCGCTGCGTCGCGTGATCCAGCGGGAGATCGACGATCGGATCGCCGACCTGTTCGTGTCGGGGGCGCTCGACGAAGGCGGATCCGTCGTCGTCGACGTTGCGGACGGCGCGCTCGCCGTGCGCGCGGACCAGGTGGTCCCGGTATAG
- a CDS encoding LacI family DNA-binding transcriptional regulator, whose translation MVTINEVAKAAGVSISTVSYALSGKRSISRATRERIDRAIRELGYTPNAGARMLAGARTNILALSAPLHADGHLPTHMRFVTEVVRAARERDYDVLLLARDDEVTGIRRVASTSLVDGVVAMGVTERDERVALVRSLGVAAAFIGVPGDSGGIACVDLDFAEAARMAVERLVADGHRTIGVIGHPHGYVDRQQTFMARFEDGLAAAAAEAGVRIVHEWAEVSRGAGARAADALLDAAEPPTAIIFHCNEPAVEEAERRVRERGLAVPQDLSLFAAAASYDPGRLEIPLSGITLPMEEMCTSAVEAALGLRDGVAQATTRILAPALVDRGSVAAVV comes from the coding sequence GTGGTCACGATCAACGAGGTCGCGAAAGCGGCGGGCGTCTCGATCAGCACGGTCTCGTACGCGCTGTCCGGGAAGCGGTCGATCTCGCGCGCGACCCGCGAGCGCATCGATCGTGCGATCCGCGAGCTCGGCTACACCCCGAACGCCGGCGCCAGGATGCTGGCTGGTGCGCGGACGAACATCCTCGCGCTCAGCGCGCCGCTCCATGCCGACGGCCACCTTCCGACGCACATGCGATTCGTGACAGAGGTCGTGCGCGCCGCTCGAGAGCGTGACTACGACGTCCTGCTGCTCGCTCGCGACGATGAGGTGACGGGGATTCGGCGGGTCGCGAGCACCTCGCTCGTCGACGGCGTCGTGGCGATGGGTGTGACCGAGCGTGACGAGCGCGTGGCCCTCGTTCGGTCGTTGGGGGTCGCGGCGGCGTTCATCGGCGTCCCCGGCGACAGCGGCGGCATCGCCTGCGTCGACCTCGACTTCGCCGAAGCGGCGCGGATGGCCGTCGAGCGCCTTGTCGCGGACGGTCACCGCACGATCGGCGTGATCGGGCACCCGCACGGCTATGTCGATCGGCAGCAGACGTTCATGGCGCGCTTCGAGGATGGTCTTGCCGCGGCGGCTGCGGAGGCCGGCGTGCGCATCGTCCACGAATGGGCCGAGGTCTCACGCGGGGCGGGCGCGCGTGCCGCCGACGCACTCCTGGATGCCGCGGAGCCGCCCACGGCGATCATCTTCCATTGCAACGAACCGGCGGTCGAGGAGGCGGAGCGACGCGTCCGCGAACGCGGTCTCGCGGTTCCGCAGGACCTGTCGCTGTTCGCCGCCGCGGCGAGCTACGACCCCGGTCGCCTCGAGATCCCGCTCAGCGGGATCACCCTGCCCATGGAGGAGATGTGCACGAGCGCGGTCGAAGCCGCGCTCGGCCTGCGCGACGGCGTCGCGCAGGCGACGACGCGGATCCTCGCCCCCGCGCTCGTCGATCGGGGGTCGGTAGCGGCCGTCGTGTGA
- a CDS encoding quinone oxidoreductase family protein, whose product MAKVVQFTQVGGPEVLTVVEVDDPAPGPGQLAVRVEAAGVNPLDIKLRSGGRPLAGDGPWRSGSDGAGTVTAVGEGVDGFRVDDPVAFFGAAGAYATDVVIDAANAFARPAGVSAAQGAALGIPAGTAYQVLKSLSVGEDDTLLVHGASGSVGQAITQFAVLFGARVIGTTSDRRADRVRDLGADPIRYGDGLTGRVLEAAPDGVDAIIDCAGADGVLEASLELLDDTSRITSIVLGAKAEELGMRTFLGGASTPMTPQQLAWRAEAVPVALALMAAGYFDVELGGTFPLDRAGEAQTANQEGEPGKQLLVP is encoded by the coding sequence ATGGCGAAGGTAGTGCAGTTCACACAGGTGGGCGGTCCCGAAGTCCTCACGGTCGTCGAGGTCGACGACCCGGCGCCCGGACCGGGCCAGCTGGCGGTCCGCGTGGAGGCCGCGGGCGTCAACCCGCTCGACATCAAGCTGCGATCGGGCGGTCGTCCGCTCGCGGGCGACGGGCCGTGGCGTTCCGGATCCGACGGCGCGGGCACCGTGACGGCGGTCGGCGAGGGCGTGGACGGGTTCCGCGTGGACGATCCGGTCGCGTTCTTCGGGGCGGCCGGCGCGTACGCGACGGACGTCGTCATCGACGCGGCGAACGCCTTCGCGCGTCCCGCCGGCGTCTCGGCGGCACAGGGCGCCGCACTCGGGATCCCCGCCGGAACCGCATATCAGGTGCTCAAGTCGCTCAGCGTCGGCGAAGATGACACGCTCCTCGTCCACGGCGCATCCGGATCCGTCGGCCAGGCGATCACCCAATTCGCCGTCCTCTTCGGCGCGCGCGTGATCGGCACGACGAGCGACCGGCGGGCCGACCGCGTCCGCGACCTCGGGGCCGACCCGATCCGCTACGGCGACGGGCTGACCGGGCGCGTGCTCGAGGCGGCGCCCGATGGCGTCGACGCGATCATCGACTGCGCGGGCGCCGACGGTGTGCTCGAGGCGTCGCTGGAACTGCTCGACGACACCTCGCGGATCACGTCGATCGTCCTCGGCGCGAAGGCGGAGGAGCTCGGCATGCGCACGTTCCTCGGCGGCGCCTCGACGCCGATGACCCCGCAGCAGCTCGCGTGGCGCGCCGAAGCCGTTCCCGTCGCGCTCGCGCTGATGGCGGCCGGATACTTCGACGTCGAACTCGGCGGCACGTTCCCACTCGATCGCGCGGGCGAGGCCCAGACGGCGAACCAGGAGGGCGAGCCGGGCAAGCAGCTCCTCGTGCCCTGA
- a CDS encoding WhiB family transcriptional regulator — translation MDWRDKAACLTVDPELFFPVGNTGPAVDQIEKAKSVCARCTVTEVCLQYALETSQDSGVWGGLSEDERRALKRRAARARRAG, via the coding sequence ATGGACTGGCGTGACAAGGCGGCCTGCCTTACGGTCGACCCGGAACTCTTCTTCCCCGTCGGCAACACGGGACCCGCGGTCGATCAGATCGAGAAGGCGAAGTCGGTGTGTGCGCGCTGCACGGTCACCGAGGTCTGCCTGCAGTACGCGCTCGAGACGAGCCAAGACTCCGGCGTCTGGGGTGGCCTCAGCGAAGACGAGCGCCGCGCCCTGAAGCGCCGCGCCGCACGCGCCCGCCGCGCCGGCTGA